The following coding sequences are from one Streptomyces sp. NBC_01232 window:
- a CDS encoding DUF1707 SHOCT-like domain-containing protein — MSDERPEKPLPELRASDADRDRVVERLRDAVAEGRLDMEEFEERLEAAYKSRTYAELEPLTQDLPAPTGPSSHPAAVAGSAAEPWRGRIGGAGSSTAAVAVMSGFQRKGRWTVPARFDALAFWGGGELDLREADFAQREVVINCVAIMGGIEITVPPGVELDVRGFGVMGAFDQRDNPGPSEPGAPRVVVTGFAFWGGVEIKIKKRKPPLTDDPLRKQL; from the coding sequence ATGAGTGACGAGCGGCCGGAGAAGCCGTTGCCGGAGCTGAGGGCGTCGGACGCCGACCGGGACCGGGTGGTCGAGCGCCTGCGGGACGCCGTCGCCGAGGGCCGGCTCGACATGGAGGAATTCGAGGAGCGGCTGGAGGCGGCGTACAAGTCCCGTACGTACGCGGAACTGGAACCACTGACGCAGGACCTGCCGGCGCCCACCGGGCCGTCCTCCCATCCGGCGGCGGTCGCCGGGTCGGCGGCCGAGCCCTGGCGGGGCCGGATCGGCGGCGCGGGATCCTCGACGGCGGCCGTGGCCGTCATGTCGGGCTTCCAGCGCAAGGGCCGGTGGACGGTGCCGGCGCGGTTCGACGCGTTGGCGTTCTGGGGCGGCGGGGAGCTGGACCTGCGCGAGGCGGACTTCGCGCAGCGCGAGGTGGTGATCAACTGTGTCGCGATCATGGGCGGCATCGAGATCACGGTCCCGCCGGGGGTGGAGCTCGATGTCCGTGGCTTCGGTGTCATGGGCGCCTTCGACCAGCGGGACAACCCGGGCCCCTCCGAGCCGGGTGCTCCGCGGGTGGTCGTGACGGGCTTCGCCTTCTGGGGCGGCGTCGAAATCAAGATCAAGAAGCGCAAGCCCCCACTGACGGACGACCCCCTCCGCAAACAGCTCTAG
- a CDS encoding ABC transporter ATP-binding protein translates to MADALISLDGVEKVFDVRRRVSLMRREKRQVRAVDGISFEVARGEMVGYIGPNGAGKSTTIKMLTGILTPSGGRLRVAGIDPARERMRLAHRIGVVFGQRTTLWWDLPLKDSYGLMRRLYRVPRARFEENLERCVERLDLAELLDVPVRQLSLGQRMRGDIAAALLHDPEVLYLDEPTIGLDVVSKAKVRGFLRQLNEELGTTVLLTTHDLQDIEQLCERVMVIDHGRLMYDGALGGLHAAGSAGESERTLVVDLERELAPISVAGARVVKVEGPRQWLAFPAGASAAPLVAAVAADYPLVDLSVREPDIEDVIARMYAGRG, encoded by the coding sequence GTGGCGGATGCGCTGATCTCGTTGGACGGGGTCGAGAAGGTCTTCGACGTGAGGCGCCGGGTGAGCCTGATGCGCCGTGAGAAACGCCAGGTCAGGGCGGTGGACGGGATCAGCTTCGAGGTCGCCCGGGGAGAGATGGTCGGCTACATCGGGCCCAACGGCGCCGGGAAGTCGACCACGATCAAGATGCTGACCGGCATCCTGACGCCGAGCGGCGGCCGGCTGCGGGTCGCGGGCATCGACCCGGCGCGGGAGCGGATGCGCCTCGCGCACCGGATCGGGGTGGTGTTCGGGCAGCGCACCACGCTGTGGTGGGACCTGCCGCTGAAGGACTCGTACGGGCTGATGCGGCGGCTGTACCGGGTGCCGCGGGCGCGGTTCGAGGAGAACCTGGAGCGCTGCGTGGAGCGCCTCGACCTGGCCGAGCTGCTGGACGTACCGGTACGGCAGTTGTCGCTCGGGCAGCGGATGCGCGGGGACATCGCGGCGGCGCTGCTGCACGATCCGGAGGTGCTGTACCTGGACGAGCCGACGATCGGGCTCGACGTGGTGAGCAAGGCGAAGGTACGGGGCTTCCTGCGCCAGCTGAACGAGGAGCTCGGGACGACGGTGCTGCTGACCACGCACGACCTGCAGGACATCGAGCAGCTGTGCGAGCGGGTGATGGTGATCGACCACGGGCGGCTGATGTACGACGGGGCGCTGGGCGGGCTGCACGCGGCGGGATCGGCGGGGGAGAGCGAGCGGACGCTGGTGGTGGATCTGGAGCGGGAGCTCGCACCGATCAGCGTGGCGGGGGCGCGGGTGGTGAAGGTGGAGGGGCCGCGGCAGTGGCTGGCCTTCCCGGCGGGGGCGTCGGCGGCGCCGCTGGTGGCGGCGGTGGCGGCGGACTACCCGCTGGTGGACCTGTCGGTGCGGGAGCCGGACATCGAGGACGTGATCGCGCGGATGTACGCGGGGCGGGGCTGA
- a CDS encoding ABC transporter permease, with translation MAEAGVEAEAVAGAVAGPRFRAGGFAGDGAVAQEARRGRVREGLRGYRLIVGMWIRSTMTYRTSFVLTTVGHAAITLLDFVAIYIMFSHVDALGGFTLPEIALLYGSCSASLGLADMLLGNTDRIGARIRDGSLDTMLVRPVPVLAQVAADRFALRRLGRIGQGLGVMGWAVWTLDVEWTAGKVLLVPVMVLAGAAIFAAVMVTGAAFQFVSGDAAEVQNSFTYGGCTMLQYPPTVFAQDLVRGVTFIVPLAFVNWLPALHVLGRPDPLGLPGWVAFLSPLVAFVVFLPASLAWRAGVRSYRSTGS, from the coding sequence GTGGCTGAGGCGGGAGTGGAGGCGGAGGCGGTTGCGGGGGCGGTTGCGGGTCCGAGGTTCCGGGCGGGCGGGTTCGCGGGTGACGGGGCGGTGGCGCAGGAGGCGCGGCGCGGTCGTGTGCGCGAGGGGCTGCGCGGCTACCGGCTGATCGTGGGGATGTGGATCCGGTCCACGATGACGTACCGGACCTCCTTCGTCCTGACGACCGTGGGGCACGCGGCGATCACCCTGCTGGACTTCGTCGCGATCTACATCATGTTCTCCCACGTGGACGCCCTCGGCGGCTTCACGCTGCCCGAGATCGCCCTGCTCTACGGCTCCTGCTCGGCCTCCCTGGGCCTGGCGGACATGCTGCTGGGCAACACCGACCGGATCGGCGCCCGGATCCGCGACGGCTCGCTCGACACGATGCTGGTGCGTCCGGTCCCGGTGCTCGCGCAGGTCGCGGCGGACCGGTTCGCGCTGCGCCGGCTGGGCCGGATCGGGCAGGGGCTGGGCGTGATGGGCTGGGCGGTCTGGACGCTGGACGTGGAGTGGACGGCCGGGAAGGTGCTGCTGGTCCCGGTGATGGTCCTCGCCGGGGCGGCGATCTTCGCTGCGGTGATGGTGACGGGCGCGGCCTTCCAGTTCGTGTCCGGGGACGCGGCGGAGGTGCAGAACTCCTTCACCTACGGCGGCTGCACGATGCTCCAGTACCCGCCGACGGTGTTCGCGCAGGACCTGGTGCGCGGGGTGACCTTCATCGTCCCGTTGGCCTTCGTCAACTGGCTTCCCGCACTGCACGTGTTGGGGCGGCCCGATCCGCTGGGGCTGCCGGGGTGGGTGGCGTTCCTGAGCCCGCTGGTGGCCTTCGTGGTGTTCCTGCCCGCGTCGCTGGCGTGGCGCGCGGGAGTCCGTTCGTACCGAAGCACGGGGAGCTAG
- a CDS encoding ABC transporter permease, with protein sequence MRLHLAVAAGGFRRYATYGTATAAGVFTNTVFGFIVAYTYIALWDQRPGLGGYDQAQALTFVWVSQSLLAAAALIGGGFQEELQERIRTGDVAVDLYRPADLQMWWLAADLGRAGFQLLGRGVVPLVAGALVFPLALPVDPVRWLLFLVSVLLALVVSFALRYMVGLVAFWLMDGQGINIMATVSSIFFSGMLLPLTVFPGGFGEFVRAMPWAAMLQVPMDVLLGKHAGAGGAAEALAFQAGWALVLLGAGRLLQSAATRKVVVQGG encoded by the coding sequence GTGCGTCTCCACCTGGCGGTCGCGGCAGGCGGATTCAGGCGTTACGCCACCTACGGGACGGCGACAGCGGCCGGGGTGTTCACCAACACCGTGTTCGGATTCATCGTCGCGTACACGTACATCGCGCTGTGGGACCAGCGCCCCGGACTCGGCGGCTACGACCAGGCGCAGGCGCTCACCTTCGTCTGGGTGAGCCAGTCGCTGCTGGCGGCCGCCGCGCTGATCGGCGGCGGGTTCCAGGAGGAGCTGCAGGAGCGGATCCGGACGGGCGACGTCGCGGTCGACCTGTACCGGCCGGCGGACCTGCAGATGTGGTGGCTCGCGGCCGATCTGGGCCGGGCGGGCTTCCAGTTGCTGGGCCGCGGGGTGGTGCCGCTGGTGGCGGGAGCCCTGGTGTTCCCGCTGGCGCTGCCCGTCGATCCGGTGCGCTGGCTGCTGTTCCTGGTGTCCGTGCTGCTCGCGCTGGTGGTGAGTTTCGCGCTGCGCTACATGGTGGGGCTGGTGGCCTTCTGGCTGATGGACGGGCAGGGGATCAACATCATGGCCACCGTCTCCTCGATCTTCTTCTCCGGGATGCTGCTGCCGCTGACCGTCTTCCCGGGCGGCTTCGGCGAGTTCGTCCGGGCCATGCCGTGGGCGGCGATGCTCCAGGTGCCGATGGACGTCCTGCTGGGCAAGCACGCGGGGGCCGGGGGTGCGGCCGAGGCGCTGGCCTTCCAGGCCGGATGGGCGCTCGTACTGCTGGGAGCGGGGCGGCTGTTGCAGTCGGCCGCGACGCGGAAGGTGGTGGTCCAGGGTGGCTGA
- a CDS encoding transglycosylase domain-containing protein, whose protein sequence is MSDQSPPPGWTPRDPDTPPGGPHDVPQPRAHDRAGPRQSRPGKNDRRKRTGWRRLLPTWRMVLGGVLLVALLLGGALVAGYLLVDIPPANAAATAQSNVYLYSDGSQIARDGEVNRVNVPLSQIPRTVQEAVLAAEDRDFYSERAVDPKAMIRAAWNTATGKGTQSGSTITQQYVKNYYLGQEQTIKRKVKEFFIAIKLGREKSKNYILEGYLNTSYFGRNAYGIQAAAQAYYGKDVGRLTTAEGAYLATLLNSPSAFDVVSHPQSRPRALARWNYVLDGMVKKDWLPAAERATTRFPEPGKARAAAGLSGQRGYLVEAIKDYIVENKILDDKTLAEGGYRITSTIDKRRQTAFVDAVDEQMVGRLEPETRKADRLVRTGGVSIEPTTGKVVAMYGGIDYTKQYVNNATRHDYQVASTFKPFVFAAASENGSRTQDGRRITPNTIYNGDNKRPVVGGRIRFAPENEGQVSYGNISVNTATDLSVNAVYAQMAVDVGTAEVKQTAIDLGIPENTPNFVTGPAMALGTLQASVLDMAQAYATLADHGRRTPYTLVEKITKGDDTINLPERTPTRAISREAADTTTSMLVSVVDNGTGTAALAAGHPAAGKTGTGELDRSAWFAAYTPELVTVVSMMGQDPDTGTLQSLYGALGESRIGGGGYPARIWAAYTKTALEGTDPVDFDLELQPGAAQPPPPPSPESEPPQETTGEPSPSAPQRPTRPTPSNPTGGRNQGGQNNGGQNQGGQDNGGRTNSGQDNGGQDNAGTTQGGDQGGTTQGTQGTQGSAQGGTEGSDGGPAEGLRPPSAFLE, encoded by the coding sequence ATGAGCGACCAGTCACCACCCCCTGGCTGGACCCCTCGCGACCCCGACACCCCGCCCGGCGGACCGCATGACGTCCCGCAGCCGCGGGCGCACGACCGGGCCGGGCCCCGGCAGAGCCGGCCGGGGAAGAACGACCGGCGCAAGAGAACCGGCTGGCGCCGCCTCCTGCCCACCTGGCGCATGGTCCTGGGCGGTGTCCTGCTGGTCGCCCTGCTGCTCGGCGGCGCCCTCGTGGCCGGCTACCTGCTGGTCGACATCCCGCCGGCCAACGCCGCCGCCACCGCGCAATCGAACGTCTACCTCTACTCCGACGGCTCCCAGATCGCCCGCGACGGCGAGGTCAACCGCGTCAACGTGCCGCTCTCGCAGATCCCGCGGACCGTGCAGGAGGCCGTACTCGCCGCCGAGGACCGGGACTTCTACTCCGAACGGGCGGTGGATCCCAAGGCCATGATCCGTGCCGCCTGGAACACCGCGACCGGCAAGGGCACCCAGTCCGGTTCGACCATCACTCAGCAGTACGTCAAGAACTACTACTTGGGCCAGGAACAGACGATCAAGCGCAAGGTGAAGGAGTTCTTCATCGCGATCAAACTCGGTCGCGAGAAGTCGAAGAACTACATCCTCGAGGGGTATCTGAACACCAGCTACTTCGGCCGCAACGCCTACGGCATCCAGGCCGCCGCCCAGGCCTACTACGGCAAGGACGTCGGCAGGCTCACCACCGCCGAGGGCGCCTACCTCGCCACCCTCCTCAACTCCCCCAGCGCCTTCGACGTCGTCTCCCACCCCCAGAGCCGCCCCCGCGCGCTCGCCCGCTGGAACTACGTACTCGACGGCATGGTCAAGAAGGACTGGCTGCCCGCCGCCGAACGCGCGACGACCCGGTTCCCCGAGCCGGGCAAGGCCCGCGCGGCCGCCGGCCTGTCCGGCCAGCGCGGCTACCTCGTGGAAGCGATCAAGGACTACATCGTCGAGAACAAGATCCTCGACGACAAGACCCTCGCCGAGGGCGGCTACCGCATCACGTCCACCATCGACAAGCGCCGCCAGACCGCCTTCGTCGACGCCGTCGACGAACAGATGGTCGGCAGACTCGAACCCGAGACGCGCAAGGCGGACCGGCTGGTCCGGACCGGCGGCGTCTCCATCGAACCCACCACCGGCAAGGTCGTCGCCATGTACGGCGGCATCGACTACACCAAGCAGTACGTGAACAACGCGACCCGGCACGACTACCAGGTCGCCTCCACCTTCAAGCCGTTCGTCTTCGCCGCCGCCTCCGAGAACGGCTCCCGCACCCAGGACGGCCGCCGGATCACCCCGAACACGATCTACAACGGCGACAACAAACGCCCGGTCGTCGGCGGCCGCATCCGCTTCGCCCCCGAGAACGAGGGCCAGGTCTCCTACGGCAACATCTCCGTCAACACCGCCACCGACCTCTCCGTCAACGCCGTCTACGCACAGATGGCCGTCGACGTCGGCACCGCCGAGGTCAAACAGACCGCCATCGACCTCGGCATCCCCGAGAACACCCCCAACTTCGTGACCGGCCCGGCCATGGCACTCGGCACCCTCCAGGCCAGCGTCCTGGACATGGCCCAGGCGTACGCCACCCTCGCCGACCACGGCCGCCGCACCCCCTACACCCTCGTGGAGAAGATCACCAAGGGCGACGACACCATCAACCTGCCCGAGCGCACCCCCACCCGGGCCATCAGCCGCGAAGCCGCCGACACCACCACGTCCATGCTGGTCAGCGTCGTGGACAACGGCACCGGTACGGCAGCCCTCGCCGCCGGCCACCCGGCCGCGGGCAAGACCGGCACCGGCGAACTGGACCGCTCGGCCTGGTTCGCGGCCTACACCCCGGAGCTGGTGACGGTGGTCTCGATGATGGGCCAGGACCCCGACACCGGAACCCTGCAGTCCCTCTACGGCGCCCTCGGCGAGTCCCGCATCGGCGGCGGCGGATACCCCGCCCGGATCTGGGCCGCCTACACCAAGACCGCCCTGGAGGGCACCGACCCCGTCGACTTCGACCTGGAACTCCAGCCCGGCGCCGCACAGCCCCCGCCGCCCCCCAGCCCGGAGTCCGAACCGCCGCAGGAAACGACGGGCGAACCCTCACCCAGCGCTCCGCAACGCCCGACCCGGCCCACGCCCTCGAACCCGACGGGCGGCCGCAACCAGGGCGGACAGAACAACGGCGGCCAGAACCAGGGCGGCCAGGACAACGGCGGCCGCACGAACTCGGGCCAGGACAACGGAGGCCAGGACAACGCGGGCACCACCCAGGGCGGCGACCAGGGCGGCACCACACAGGGCACACAAGGCACACAGGGCAGCGCCCAGGGAGGTACGGAGGGAAGCGACGGCGGCCCGGCGGAAGGCCTGCGCCCGCCGTCGGCGTTCCTCGAATAG
- a CDS encoding DMT family transporter, producing the protein MAWVLLLVAGLLEVGWSIGMKFTEGFTRLWPSVFTGAGIVASMVLLSYAAKTLPIGTAYGVWVGIGAAGAAVLGMAVLGEPVTAARIFFICLLLVAVVGLKATSGH; encoded by the coding sequence ATGGCATGGGTTCTTCTTCTCGTCGCCGGTCTGCTCGAGGTCGGCTGGTCGATCGGCATGAAGTTCACCGAAGGTTTCACCCGGCTGTGGCCCAGTGTGTTCACGGGCGCCGGGATCGTCGCGAGCATGGTGCTGCTGTCCTACGCCGCGAAGACCCTGCCCATCGGTACGGCGTACGGGGTGTGGGTGGGCATCGGCGCCGCCGGTGCGGCCGTGCTCGGTATGGCGGTGCTGGGTGAGCCCGTCACCGCCGCCCGGATCTTCTTCATCTGTCTGCTGCTGGTCGCCGTGGTGGGGCTGAAGGCGACCTCCGGTCACTGA
- a CDS encoding GroES family chaperonin — protein sequence MSENTTHDKLPIRMLHDRVLVKSDLPEGERRSGGGILIPATAAVGKRLAWAEVVAVGQNVRTVEPGDRVLYDPEDRAEVEVRGATYVLMRERDLHAVAAERLEGSEDSTGLYL from the coding sequence GTGAGCGAGAACACCACCCACGACAAGCTGCCCATTCGCATGCTGCACGACCGCGTGCTCGTGAAGTCCGACCTGCCGGAGGGCGAGCGGCGCTCGGGCGGCGGCATCCTGATTCCTGCGACGGCCGCGGTGGGCAAGCGGCTGGCCTGGGCCGAGGTGGTCGCCGTCGGTCAGAACGTCCGGACGGTCGAGCCCGGTGACCGGGTGCTGTACGACCCCGAGGACCGTGCCGAGGTCGAGGTGCGGGGCGCGACGTACGTGCTGATGCGTGAGCGGGACCTGCACGCCGTGGCCGCGGAGCGGCTGGAGGGGTCGGAGGACTCCACCGGGCTGTACCTGTAG
- a CDS encoding DUF3618 domain-containing protein, protein MSEARTPAQIEADIVRRREQLAETLDEIGVRMHPKTIIGDAKARVASTVDHTAGRAFATVNRIVTDLRDGLRDDDGAPRIDRIVPVALVAVGVVGLLVVSARRRRG, encoded by the coding sequence GTGTCGGAAGCCAGGACCCCCGCACAGATCGAGGCGGACATCGTCCGCCGCCGCGAGCAGCTCGCCGAGACGCTCGACGAGATCGGCGTGCGCATGCACCCGAAGACGATCATCGGGGATGCGAAGGCCCGGGTCGCCTCGACCGTCGACCACACCGCCGGGCGGGCCTTCGCCACGGTGAACCGGATCGTGACGGACCTGCGGGACGGCCTGCGCGACGACGACGGGGCTCCGCGCATCGACCGGATCGTGCCCGTCGCCCTGGTCGCGGTGGGCGTGGTCGGCCTGCTCGTGGTGTCGGCGCGCCGTAGGCGCGGATGA
- the bcp gene encoding thioredoxin-dependent thiol peroxidase, translating to MSERLQPGDTAPAFTLPDADGNEISLADHKGRKVIVYFYPSALTPGCTKQACDFTDNLSFLTGHGYDVIGVSPDKPEKLAKFREKEDLKVTLVSDPEKETLTAYGAYGEKKLYGKTVTGVIRSTVVVDEQGKVEHAFYNVKATGHVAKIIKDLGL from the coding sequence ATGAGCGAGCGACTCCAGCCGGGCGACACCGCCCCCGCCTTCACCCTGCCCGACGCGGACGGCAACGAGATCTCGCTCGCCGACCACAAGGGCCGCAAGGTGATCGTGTACTTCTACCCGTCCGCGCTGACGCCGGGCTGCACGAAGCAGGCCTGCGACTTCACGGACAACCTGTCCTTCCTGACGGGCCACGGCTACGACGTCATCGGCGTGTCCCCGGACAAGCCGGAGAAGCTGGCGAAGTTCCGCGAGAAGGAGGACCTGAAGGTCACCCTGGTCAGCGACCCGGAGAAGGAGACGCTGACGGCGTACGGGGCGTACGGCGAGAAGAAGCTGTACGGCAAGACGGTCACGGGGGTCATCCGCTCCACGGTGGTCGTCGACGAGCAGGGCAAGGTCGAGCACGCCTTCTACAACGTCAAGGCCACAGGCCACGTAGCCAAAATCATCAAGGACCTGGGCCTCTGA
- a CDS encoding HNH endonuclease signature motif containing protein, giving the protein MPISPYTKERLAEAARTSRTLSEALEKLGIGPKGGSREYIRRRMNQFGVDVSHFERDGNRWTRTVLEEAVSASSNMYAVLRHLGLDTVGGHHAHISRRVRSLGIDTSHFTGPSRTDRTRGSHRRRTADEILRKDHSPHATRTPGKMLRRALLDLGVEERCADCGIEGVWMGEPLSLEVDHINGDWRDNRAENLRLMCPNCHSTTDSYRGRGKRRR; this is encoded by the coding sequence ATGCCGATCAGCCCGTACACGAAGGAACGCCTCGCGGAGGCGGCGCGTACGTCTCGCACGCTGTCCGAGGCGCTGGAGAAGCTGGGGATCGGCCCGAAGGGCGGCTCGCGCGAGTACATACGCAGGCGTATGAACCAGTTCGGGGTGGACGTCTCGCACTTCGAGCGGGACGGGAACCGATGGACCCGCACGGTCCTGGAGGAGGCCGTCAGCGCCTCCAGCAACATGTACGCGGTCCTGCGACACCTGGGGCTCGACACGGTGGGCGGACATCACGCGCACATCAGCCGCCGCGTCCGCTCACTGGGCATCGACACCTCACACTTCACCGGCCCGTCCCGAACGGACCGGACGAGGGGCAGCCATCGGAGACGAACCGCGGACGAGATCCTTCGCAAGGATCACTCACCTCACGCCACACGCACCCCCGGCAAGATGCTCCGACGCGCCCTGCTCGACCTCGGTGTCGAGGAGCGCTGCGCCGATTGCGGTATCGAAGGCGTCTGGATGGGAGAACCCCTCTCCCTGGAGGTCGACCACATCAACGGCGATTGGCGTGACAACCGCGCCGAAAACCTTCGGCTCATGTGCCCCAACTGCCACTCCACGACGGACTCGTACCGAGGCCGGGGCAAGAGGCGCCGATGA
- a CDS encoding HNH endonuclease signature motif containing protein, with translation MNGWRHDRPSREELAQAIADSASIAATLRLLGFPDHGGQRAHLRSWITEEAHDTSHFLGQGHRRGKTRPAPPIAAEEILIKRAGGQRTRTPLLRQALRAIGIPEQCARCGSPPQWRGRPMTLEIDHINGDRSDDRRENLQLLCPNCHATTSTWCRGGRGKPVAD, from the coding sequence ATGAACGGCTGGCGCCATGACCGCCCGTCGCGAGAAGAGCTGGCGCAAGCAATCGCCGACTCGGCCAGCATCGCCGCGACACTTCGACTCCTGGGGTTCCCTGACCACGGCGGGCAACGAGCCCACTTGCGCTCATGGATCACCGAGGAAGCGCACGACACCTCGCACTTCCTCGGCCAGGGGCACCGGCGCGGCAAGACCCGGCCCGCACCACCCATAGCCGCAGAGGAGATTCTTATCAAGCGGGCGGGAGGGCAGCGGACGCGCACCCCGCTCCTGCGCCAGGCCCTCCGGGCCATCGGAATCCCTGAGCAATGCGCCCGCTGCGGAAGCCCGCCGCAGTGGCGCGGACGACCGATGACCTTGGAGATCGACCACATCAACGGCGACCGGAGCGACGACCGCCGCGAGAACCTGCAGCTTCTGTGCCCCAACTGTCATGCGACGACCAGCACCTGGTGCCGCGGCGGGCGGGGTAAGCCGGTCGCCGACTGA
- the rdgB gene encoding RdgB/HAM1 family non-canonical purine NTP pyrophosphatase — protein MTPTPSRLILATRNAGKVSELRAILSDAGLPHELVGADAYPEIPDVKETGITFAENALLKAHALARATGLPAVADDSGLCVDVLHGAPGIFSARWAGTHGDDKANLDLLLAQLGDIADENRGAHFACAAALALPDGTERVVEGRLLGTLRHTPSGTGGFGYDPVLQPQGDTRTCAELTPAEKNAISHRGQAFRALVPFIRALLG, from the coding sequence ATGACCCCGACGCCCAGCCGCCTGATCCTGGCCACCCGCAACGCGGGCAAAGTCTCCGAACTCCGCGCGATCCTGTCCGACGCCGGCCTGCCGCACGAGCTGGTCGGCGCGGACGCGTACCCGGAGATCCCGGACGTCAAGGAAACCGGCATCACCTTCGCCGAGAACGCACTCCTCAAGGCCCACGCCCTGGCCCGCGCCACCGGCCTCCCGGCCGTCGCCGACGACTCCGGCCTCTGCGTGGACGTCCTGCACGGCGCCCCCGGCATCTTCTCGGCCCGCTGGGCCGGCACGCACGGCGACGACAAGGCCAACCTGGACCTGCTGCTGGCCCAGCTCGGGGACATCGCCGACGAGAACCGCGGGGCCCACTTCGCGTGCGCGGCCGCCCTGGCCCTCCCGGACGGCACCGAACGCGTCGTCGAGGGCCGCCTCCTGGGCACCCTCCGCCACACCCCCTCCGGCACGGGCGGCTTCGGCTACGACCCGGTCCTCCAGCCGCAGGGCGACACCCGCACGTGCGCGGAGCTGACCCCGGCGGAGAAGAACGCGATCTCCCACCGCGGCCAGGCCTTCCGCGCCTTGGTCCCCTTCATCCGCGCCCTCCTGGGCTGA
- the rph gene encoding ribonuclease PH: protein MSRIDGRTPEQLRPVTIERGWSKHAEGSVLISFGDTKVFCTASFTEGVPRWRKGSGEGWVTSEYSMLPRSTNTRGDRESVRGKIGGRTHEISRLIGRSLRAVIDYKALGENTVVLDCDVLQADGGTRTAAITGAYVALADAVAWGQKKKLIKAGRKPLTGTVAAVSVGIVDGVPLLDLCYEEDVRAETDMNVVCTGDGRFVEVQGTAEGEPFDRKELNALLDLAAGGCADLEAIQLGALEL from the coding sequence ATGTCTCGCATTGACGGCCGTACGCCCGAACAGCTCCGCCCGGTCACCATCGAACGCGGATGGAGCAAGCACGCCGAGGGCTCCGTCCTCATCTCCTTCGGAGACACCAAGGTCTTCTGCACCGCCTCCTTCACCGAAGGCGTCCCGCGCTGGCGCAAGGGCAGCGGCGAAGGCTGGGTCACCTCCGAGTACTCGATGCTGCCGCGCTCCACCAACACCCGCGGCGACCGCGAATCCGTCCGCGGCAAGATCGGCGGCCGCACCCACGAGATCTCCCGCCTGATCGGCCGCTCCCTGCGCGCCGTCATCGACTACAAGGCCCTCGGCGAGAACACCGTCGTCCTGGACTGCGACGTCCTCCAGGCCGACGGCGGCACCCGCACCGCCGCCATCACCGGCGCCTACGTCGCCCTCGCCGACGCCGTCGCCTGGGGCCAGAAGAAGAAGCTGATCAAGGCCGGCCGCAAGCCGCTCACCGGCACCGTCGCCGCCGTCAGCGTCGGCATCGTCGACGGCGTCCCGCTCCTCGACCTCTGCTACGAGGAGGACGTGCGCGCCGAGACCGACATGAACGTGGTCTGCACCGGCGACGGCCGCTTCGTCGAGGTCCAGGGAACCGCCGAGGGCGAGCCCTTCGACCGCAAGGAGCTCAACGCCCTCCTCGACCTCGCGGCCGGCGGCTGCGCGGACCTGGAAGCCATCCAGCTGGGCGCGCTCGAACTGTAG
- a CDS encoding PTS glucose/sucrose transporter subunit IIB: MRYRDKADRAGEDPRTGRRDSFFETLREKHMATKAEKIVAGLGGIENIEEVEGCITRLRTEVIDPSKVDEAALKAAGAHGVVKMGTAIQVVIGTDADPIAADIEDMM, encoded by the coding sequence GTGCGTTACCGTGACAAAGCGGACCGTGCAGGTGAGGATCCACGTACTGGCCGCCGAGACTCGTTCTTCGAAACACTCAGGGAGAAACACATGGCCACCAAGGCTGAGAAGATCGTCGCCGGGCTCGGCGGCATCGAGAACATCGAAGAGGTCGAGGGCTGCATCACCCGCCTGCGCACCGAGGTCATCGACCCCTCCAAGGTCGACGAAGCCGCACTCAAGGCCGCCGGCGCCCACGGCGTCGTCAAGATGGGCACCGCGATCCAGGTCGTCATCGGCACCGACGCCGACCCGATCGCCGCCGACATCGAAGACATGATGTGA